In Actinomycetota bacterium, the sequence TTTCTGCGATGCCTTGGCTTCGCACGGAGTCGAGGTGCGGGTCTTGGATTACGCAGAGCACGCCATGAGTTCAGGCGGTGACGCCAAGGCAGCGGCATACCTCGAGTGCGCCATCGACAATAAGGTGATTTGGGGCGTGGGTATCGATTCGTCGATCACAACTTCGTCACTGAAGGCGATCATCAGCGCGGTCAATCGGGCGGTACGCAGCGAATAGCAATGCCAAACAGAACAAGGCCGGAGCGATGCTCCGGCCTTGTTCTGTTTGCTGAGATTGTTAAGCCAAGCTCACCGCATGCCCTGAATGCGCACCGATCTCAGCGACGATGGTTGCAAGTGCATCTGCAGGAATCTTCTGATCAACTGTGAGCGCAATGAGCGCATGGCCTGAGTCGTTGCGCGAGACCTGCATGTTGGCAATGTTGATGCCAGCCTCACCAAACACACGTCCTACGACGCCGACTACACCCGGCTTATCGTGGTAGCGCAGGAATGCCAGGTAGTCGCTGATCTGCACATCGATGTCATAGCCATCAAGTTCAACGAGCTTGCCGAGGTTTCGTGGTCCGGATGAGGTGCCAGCCACCACTACGTTCGTGCCATTGGTCAGGGTCAATCGCACGCGCACCAAGGAGCGATGATCGCCACTGTCCTCGTCAGTGGTCAACGCCACCTCAACCCCCCGCTGCTCTGCAAGTACTGGTGCATTCACAAATGAAACCGGGTCATGGACAAGGTTTTGAAAGACACCTTTGAGGGCGCTCAGCTCAAGCACCCGCACGTCATGCTCGATGACCTCGCCACGCACCTCAACATCCACTCTCTCGACTGCATCCTCGGCAAGACTGCACGCAATGAGTCCGAGCTGCTCGGCGAGCATCACCAATGGCTTGACGGCTTCGGCCATCTGACCGCCCTGAACATTGACGGCATCAGGAACAAGTTCGCCGGCCAGCGCCAGGCGTACTGAGCGGGCCACAGAAATGCCGGCTTTCTCTTGAGCCTCATCGGTGGAAGCGCCAAGGTGCGGAGTCGCGACAACTGATTCAAGGGTGAAGAGCGGTGAATCAGTGCACGGCTCCTTGTTGTACACATCGACGCCAGCCCCGGCCACTCGACCGTCAACCAAAGCCTCGTACAGAGCCTGCTCGTCAACGATGCCGCCGCGCGCTGCATTGATGATGCGCACCGTCGGCTTCACCTTGTGCAGTTCAGCATCACCAATGAGGCCGACAGTCTCCGGAGTCTTGGGCAGGTGGACAGTGATGAAGTCACTTTCTGCCAGCAGATCGTCAAGAGTCACCATGCGAATGCCAAGTTGAGCAGCCCGGGCCGGCTGAACGTAGGGGTCATAGGCAATCAGCTTCACTCCGAATGCACTGAGGCGCTGCGCGACCAGCATGCCGATGCGGCCTAGGCCAACCACGCCAACCACCTTGTCAGCCAACTCAACACCTGTGTACTTCGAGCGCTTCCACTCTCCGCGACTCAGGGCCGCATTGGCAGGAACGATGTTGCGTGCGCTGGCCAGCAGCAGCGCCACTGCAAGCTCTGCTGCACTGACGATATTTGAGGTTGGGGCATTGACCACCATGACACCGGCCTGAGTTGCGGCCTTCACATCGACGTTGTCCAGCCCAACCCCGGCGCGCGCGACAACTTTCAGCTTCTTGGCAACTGCCAGAGCTTCAGCATCGATCATGGTCGCCGAGCGAACGAGAATTGCATCGACATCCGTGATGGCCGCGAGCAGGGCTACCCGGTCGGCGCCGTCACACTCCACGATCTCGAAGTCTGGGCCCAGGGCCTCAACTGTGGCCGGGGAAAGTTCTTCAGCGATGAGTACGCGGGGCTTAGTCACCGGGAGAGTCTAGCGAGGGCTGCTGGCCTCACCTGCCTGCCCTCAACTGCCCAATCCCTCAGAATTCACAGCCCAGAGGCGGCCATACCGAAGCCTGAGCCCAAGAGCAAACCGCAGCCAAGGCCAAGGAACATGAAGGGCCCAAATGCTATGGACGAGCCCAGACGTACCCGGCCAGTGACGAGTAGGACCAAAGACCAAACGCCGCCGAGCAGCCAACATGTCATCAGGCCCAGGATCGCGGCATCCCAGTTCAGCCAACCCAAGGTCGCGCCGAGCAAAGGCGCCAACTTCACGTCGCCAAAGCCCATGGCTCGACCTGAACTCACCAGCCACACCATCCCTATCACTGCCAGCCAGAGTCCGGAACTTTCCAGGGAACGAACAACATGCCATTGGCCGCCAAGAAACCCAGCCAGACCAAGGCCGAAGGCAACAACCGCATACATCGGCATCACGATGCGATTGGGCAAGCGATGTTCCCGAATATCGATGACTGACAGAACAGCTCCAACAGCCACCCACGCGACGAGCAGTGGAGCGAGAGCGGCCATCGCACGAGTATGCGAAGCCAAGGCAATTCGCGCATCTCGCAATGCCGTGCCTGTGGACAAAGAAGAGGCGGCCGAACCCATCGGGGTCCGGCCGCCTCAGCGATGCTTGGTGTCAGCGGGCAGCAGTGCCCTCGACGTAGTCGTCACCGCGGGTGTCAACCCAACTCATCAGCCCACGGAGTTCGCGGCCAATTGCCTCAATCGGGTGTGCCTCGCCCTTGGCACGCAGTTCCTTGAACTCAGGCCCGCCAGCAAGCTGATCGGCCATGAAGCGATTGGCGAAGTTGCCATTTTGGATGTCCGCCAGAACCGCCTTCATGTTTTCCTTGACATGAGGATCGATGACGCGCGGCCCGGATACATAGTCGCCGTATTCCGCAGTGTCCGAGACGCTCCAACGCTGCTTTGCAATGCCGCCTTCGTACATGAGATCGACGATGAGCTTGAGCTCATGGAGACACTCGAAGTAGGCGACCTCAGGCTGGTAGCCAGCTTCAGTCAAGACCTCGAAGCCATACATCACCAACTGCGATGCGCCACCGCAGAGCACCGACTGCTCGCCGAAGAGGTCGGTCTCAGTCTCTTCAGTGAAGGTGGTCTTGATGCCACCGGCGCGAAGAGCGCCAATGGCCTTGGCGTAACTCAGTGCGAGTGCCCAGGCATTGCCGGTTGCATCCTGCTCGACTGCAACGATCGCTGGCACGCCTCGACCTGCGACGTACTCACGACGCACGAGGTGTCCTGGACCCTTGGGAGCGACCATGGCGACATCGACCGTGGTTGGCGGGGTGATGAATCCATAACGGATGTTGAAGCCGTGTGCAAAGAACAGCGCATCACCGGGCTGCAAGTTTGGCTCAATGGCCGTGGCATACAGCGCAGACTGAACAGGGTCTGGCACAAGCACCATGATCAGGTCGGCTTCGGCGCAAGCCGTTGCAGGATCAACAACACGCAAGCCAGCCTCTTCGGCCTTTGCACGGCTCTTGGAACCTTCAGCCAGGCCAACGCGAACGTCGACGCCTGAATCGCGAAGGGACATGGCGTGGGCGTGACCCTGGCTGCCAAAGCCAAGGACTGCGACTACGCGATTCTGAATGATCGACAGATCGGCGTCGTCGTCATAAAACAGTTCAGCTGCCACCGGAGGTTCTCCTTATTCAATATGGGACTTGCACATGTGCGTAGGAATTGCAATGTTGCGCCCAACAGGTTACGCCGTGCGTTCGCCTGACTTGTCCGCAGGCCGAGTGGATCGATCAGAGATGGAGCGCGAACCACGGCCAACAGCAACCATGCCCGACTTCACCAATTCTTTGATGCCGAACGGCTCCATGACTTTCAAGAAGTCAGCGAGCTTTTCCGGGTTGCCAGTGATCTCGATCGTCAAGGCCTCGGGCGCCACGTCAACAACCTTCGCCTTGAACAGCTGCACGACTTCAATCACCTTGCTACGAGAATCGATATCTGCCCGCACCTTGACGAGCATGATTTCGCGCGCCACTGCAGCACCCTGATCGAGTTCGACGATCTTCAGCACATTGATCAGTTTGTTCAGCTGCTTGGTGACCTGCTCGAGAGGCAGGCTCTCAACGTTCACGACGATGGTCATGCGCGAGACATCGGGCACCTCCGTTGGGCCAACGGCAAGAGATTCAATGTTGAAGCCGCGTCGAGAGAACAAACTCGAGACGCGCGCAAGCACGCCGGGTTTGTTCTCAACGAGGACTGAGAGAGTGTGTCGACTCATTATTCGTCCGACCCCCATTCTGGAGCCATAGAGCGCGCGACCAGGATCTCGTCATTGCTCGTTCCTGCAGCGACCATCGGCCACACCATTGCGTCCTTGTGCACTACAAAATCAATGACCACAGGGGCATCGTTAAGGCTCATTGCCTTCTCGATCGTGGCATCAACTTCATCGGGATTCTCACAACGCAAGCCATGGCAGCCGTAGGCATCAGCCAACTTGACGAAGTCAGGCAAGCGATGCGAATGCAGATCAGTGTTGGAGTAGCGCTCGTTGTAGAACAGAGTCTGCCATTGACGAACCATCCCGAGGCTGCTGTTGTTGATCAAGGCAACCTTGATCGGGATCTCGTTGATCGTGCAGGTGACAAGTTCCTGATTTGTCATCTGGAAGCAGCCGTCTCCATCGACAGCCCACACCGTCCTGTCCGGCATCGCCACCTTGGCTCCCATGGCCGCTGGCACAGCAAAGCCCATCGTTCCGAGCCCACCTGAATTGATCCAGGTGCGCGGTTGGTTGTACTTGATGAACTGCGCAGCCCACATCTGGTGCTGGCCCACGCCTGCCGTGTAGATCGTGTTCTCGCCAGAAATGACGCCGAGTCGCTCGATGACGTACTGCGGGGACAGACCTTCTTCTGACAGGTCGTAGCCCAAGGGATAGGTCGCGCGCATGTAACTGAGCTGACTCCACCAGCCCTCATAATCACCGTGACGCCCCGCGGCATATTCGGCCTCAATCGCCACGATGAGTTCGGGGATGATTTCGAGCAGGTCGCCGACGATTGGGACTTCAGCGAAACGATTCTTGCCAATCTCGGCCGGGTCGATGTCTGCATGAATGACTGTGGCATTGGGAGCAAAGCTCGAGAGCTTTCCCGTAACGCGATCATCGAATCGCGCACCCAAGGTCACCAGCAGATCGGCTTTCTGCAAGGCCCCAACTGCCGCGACCGTGCCGTGCATGCCAGGCATGCCCAATTGCAGCGCGTGATTGTCAGGGAACGCGCCGCGTGCCATCAAGGTGGTGACCACGGGAATGCCAGTGAGTTCGGCCAAGCGCAACAGCGCAGCAGATGCGTTGGCGCGAATGACGCCACCGCCGACATAGAGCACTGGTTGACGTGCTTCGACCATCAAGCGGGCAGCCTCACGCACCTGCTTTGCATGTGGACGTGTCACCGGGTGATAGCCAGGGAGGTCCATGGTTGGCGGCCAGTCAAAGGAGGTCATGGCCTGCATGGCGTCCTTGGAGACGTCAACGAGCACCGGACCCGGGCGGCCAGTGGATGCGAGGTGGAAGGCCTCAGCGATGGCCTGCGGAATGTCATCGGGATTGGTGACCAAGAAATTGTGCTTGGTGATCGGCATGGTGATGCCGCGGATGTCCGCCTCCTGGAAGGCATCGGTACCAATCGAAGCGCTCGCCACCTGACCAGTGACAGCGACCATCGGCACTGAATCCATGTGGGCATCAGCGATCGGTGTCACCAGATTGGTGGCACCCGGGCCACTGGTTGCCATACACACGCCCACTCGACCCGAGGCTGCCGCGTAGCCCTCGGCTGCGTGTCCGGCGCCCTGCTCATGGCGAACGAGGATGTGTCGAATCTGCCGAGAATCCATGAGTGGGTCGTACAGGGGAAGAATTGCCCCACCTGGAATCCCGAAGACGTCGGTGACCCCGGCCGCCTCTAGGGACAGCACGAGACTCTGCGCTCCCGTGACCTGCTCGCTCATTACTTCCTTCTTCTCTTGGGTCTTATCCGGTGCATCACACTGCCCCACTCAATAAGAAACCCTCCGACCCTTTCGGGAAGCGGAGGGAGCGCGCCAGCTAAAACTCAGCCTGCGCGCCTAGTAACTACGAGAGCAGTTGACACAAGGCCGAACTTTACTCCTATGCCACCCGTTATGTCACCCTATTTCTGGAGTGACGAGCACCACGCCTGCCTTGGGCTACTGCTTGGCCGCCTGCTCACGCGTTTGCACGACTGGAAGCTGCTGCACTGCCTGCGTGATGCTGGCGGTGGCGGACTTCAGCGCGGCGCTCGCGCAGGCACCGTCCGCCGTGGGGCAAGCCTGGATCTTGGCGGCCACAGCGTTCACCTGATCAGCAAGGGTGGCAAAGTCCGTGGCATAGGACTCATAGAGGACCAGATCAATCCCCTTGATTTCAGTGGCCTCCCCTTCTTTCTTGGGATAGCCAGCAACAGCGGTGGTCAAATCGACACTCGCCTGAGCGAAGCCTGGAGCAGTGCCAAGGACAGATTCAGGAGTTTGGCCGGCCAGATTGCTGCCAGAGAACTGAGCGGCCAGAGTTGAACTGGCCTCATAGGAGTGCTCCACTTTCACTGCATTCAGGGTCTTCACTGCAAAGCCAAGCCCGATTAGCAGGCTGAGCAGGAAGAACACTCCGCAGAGGAAGAGCATGCGCCCCGGTTCTCGCTTGTAAGGAGCACGCAGCTCGGCAGTCCACTTCGATCCGTCCCAGTACCGCTGACTGTTCTTGCGAATGGGGTCTGCGTAGAAGCCCGGCTCCAGACGTGCTGGCATGACTTTCAACTTGCCTCGACGAGTTGACCTTCGAATGAACACGGGGAGCAGCGAGCCGAGCGCGAACTTGACGAGGATTTCCGCGGCCAGACTGAGATAGCCACTGAAGAAGACGCCACTAATCGTTGCGTTTGCAAGGCTCCAATCGAAGTCGGCCTTCAACAGGACAAGCACCCCGACCAGAACGTCTGGCACGGTGAGCATGAGTCCCACGATGAACCAGACGTCGAACCAGATGGGTCGGCCATACAGCCGAATCGGGTCTTGGAACGTTTCCGAGTTACTGGCCCGGTTCTTCTCGAGCTTTGCGCGCGCCTTGGCTTTCACCGAACCTCGTTCTGGAGTCTTGGGCAGTAGTCCGCGAGTCAGCGGCGATGTGCATCGTGCCAGTTTTGCAGGGGAAGCGAGGGGCTGATTCAGAAAATCTGAGGTGCTAGTTGCGTGCAGCTGGTGAATGGCTCCAGGTTTCATAGCCGCCGTCAAGGTTCACCGCCGTGACACCACATTCACGCAGCAGGTTGGCAGCCGTATGGCCCCGCTGCCCCACCTTGCAGTAAACGATGACGTCCTGCTTGGGCAACTGATCACATCGACCCCTCAAGTCATCAACGGGAATGTTGATCGCCTCCGGAATATGCCCCTCCTGAAATTCCTCAGGGGTCCGGACATCAACCAGCACAGCTCCTCGGTCCATATGCGCTGCCAGTTCATTCCACTGCAAGGTCTGAGTGAGGCCACTCAAAACATTGTCGGCCATGTAGCCCAGCATGTTGACCGGATCCTTCGCCGAACCAAACGGCGGCGCATAGGCAAGTTCCAAATCGGCTAACTCAGGTGCAGTGATGCCTGCGCGCATTGCGGTGGCGAGCACATCGATGCGCTTGTCAACACCCGCACGCCCTACTCCCTGAGCGCCAAGAATCTGGCCAGTCGCTGGATCCACGACCATCTTCAGCATCATCGATTCCGAACCTGGGTAATAGCCAGCATGGGAACCCGGATGGGAATGCAGCACGACACAAGGCCGGCC encodes:
- a CDS encoding alpha-isopropylmalate synthase regulatory domain-containing protein, giving the protein FCDALASHGVEVRVLDYAEHAMSSGGDAKAAAYLECAIDNKVIWGVGIDSSITTSSLKAIISAVNRAVRSE
- the serA gene encoding phosphoglycerate dehydrogenase; protein product: MTKPRVLIAEELSPATVEALGPDFEIVECDGADRVALLAAITDVDAILVRSATMIDAEALAVAKKLKVVARAGVGLDNVDVKAATQAGVMVVNAPTSNIVSAAELAVALLLASARNIVPANAALSRGEWKRSKYTGVELADKVVGVVGLGRIGMLVAQRLSAFGVKLIAYDPYVQPARAAQLGIRMVTLDDLLAESDFITVHLPKTPETVGLIGDAELHKVKPTVRIINAARGGIVDEQALYEALVDGRVAGAGVDVYNKEPCTDSPLFTLESVVATPHLGASTDEAQEKAGISVARSVRLALAGELVPDAVNVQGGQMAEAVKPLVMLAEQLGLIACSLAEDAVERVDVEVRGEVIEHDVRVLELSALKGVFQNLVHDPVSFVNAPVLAEQRGVEVALTTDEDSGDHRSLVRVRLTLTNGTNVVVAGTSSGPRNLGKLVELDGYDIDVQISDYLAFLRYHDKPGVVGVVGRVFGEAGINIANMQVSRNDSGHALIALTVDQKIPADALATIVAEIGAHSGHAVSLA
- a CDS encoding prepilin peptidase encodes the protein MAALAPLLVAWVAVGAVLSVIDIREHRLPNRIVMPMYAVVAFGLGLAGFLGGQWHVVRSLESSGLWLAVIGMVWLVSSGRAMGFGDVKLAPLLGATLGWLNWDAAILGLMTCWLLGGVWSLVLLVTGRVRLGSSIAFGPFMFLGLGCGLLLGSGFGMAASGL
- the ilvC gene encoding ketol-acid reductoisomerase, encoding MAAELFYDDDADLSIIQNRVVAVLGFGSQGHAHAMSLRDSGVDVRVGLAEGSKSRAKAEEAGLRVVDPATACAEADLIMVLVPDPVQSALYATAIEPNLQPGDALFFAHGFNIRYGFITPPTTVDVAMVAPKGPGHLVRREYVAGRGVPAIVAVEQDATGNAWALALSYAKAIGALRAGGIKTTFTEETETDLFGEQSVLCGGASQLVMYGFEVLTEAGYQPEVAYFECLHELKLIVDLMYEGGIAKQRWSVSDTAEYGDYVSGPRVIDPHVKENMKAVLADIQNGNFANRFMADQLAGGPEFKELRAKGEAHPIEAIGRELRGLMSWVDTRGDDYVEGTAAR
- the ilvN gene encoding acetolactate synthase small subunit; the protein is MSRHTLSVLVENKPGVLARVSSLFSRRGFNIESLAVGPTEVPDVSRMTIVVNVESLPLEQVTKQLNKLINVLKIVELDQGAAVAREIMLVKVRADIDSRSKVIEVVQLFKAKVVDVAPEALTIEITGNPEKLADFLKVMEPFGIKELVKSGMVAVGRGSRSISDRSTRPADKSGERTA
- a CDS encoding acetolactate synthase large subunit; translation: MGQCDAPDKTQEKKEVMSEQVTGAQSLVLSLEAAGVTDVFGIPGGAILPLYDPLMDSRQIRHILVRHEQGAGHAAEGYAAASGRVGVCMATSGPGATNLVTPIADAHMDSVPMVAVTGQVASASIGTDAFQEADIRGITMPITKHNFLVTNPDDIPQAIAEAFHLASTGRPGPVLVDVSKDAMQAMTSFDWPPTMDLPGYHPVTRPHAKQVREAARLMVEARQPVLYVGGGVIRANASAALLRLAELTGIPVVTTLMARGAFPDNHALQLGMPGMHGTVAAVGALQKADLLVTLGARFDDRVTGKLSSFAPNATVIHADIDPAEIGKNRFAEVPIVGDLLEIIPELIVAIEAEYAAGRHGDYEGWWSQLSYMRATYPLGYDLSEEGLSPQYVIERLGVISGENTIYTAGVGQHQMWAAQFIKYNQPRTWINSGGLGTMGFAVPAAMGAKVAMPDRTVWAVDGDGCFQMTNQELVTCTINEIPIKVALINNSSLGMVRQWQTLFYNERYSNTDLHSHRLPDFVKLADAYGCHGLRCENPDEVDATIEKAMSLNDAPVVIDFVVHKDAMVWPMVAAGTSNDEILVARSMAPEWGSDE
- a CDS encoding DUF2510 domain-containing protein, giving the protein MKAKARAKLEKNRASNSETFQDPIRLYGRPIWFDVWFIVGLMLTVPDVLVGVLVLLKADFDWSLANATISGVFFSGYLSLAAEILVKFALGSLLPVFIRRSTRRGKLKVMPARLEPGFYADPIRKNSQRYWDGSKWTAELRAPYKREPGRMLFLCGVFFLLSLLIGLGFAVKTLNAVKVEHSYEASSTLAAQFSGSNLAGQTPESVLGTAPGFAQASVDLTTAVAGYPKKEGEATEIKGIDLVLYESYATDFATLADQVNAVAAKIQACPTADGACASAALKSATASITQAVQQLPVVQTREQAAKQ